Genomic window (Paenibacillus sp. PK3_47):
GCCAGAATGGCCGAGGCGTTCCATGGAACTTTTACGGCATTATATGTAGAGACCGCAGACAGCAGCCTGTCAGCACCCGGGAATGTTGAAGAGCTGCGGAAGAATCTCCGGCTTGCAGAACAGCTTGGGGCACAGATTGCAACAGTGTACGGCGAGGATGTTCCGGGACAGATTGCCGAGTATGCCAAAACAAGCAGGGTATCCAAAATCGTCATCGGCCGTTCCCAGCATAAAAAGCGGAGGCTAAGCAAACCCAACCTTGTAGACAAGCTGACTACTCTTGCACCAGGCATCGAAATCTATATTATTCCGGATGCCTCTCCTGCTCCTGAGCCAAGATTAAGGGGACTGCTCAATCCTCCCAAGCTCTCTTTGGGTGATACGGTCAAAAGCACCGTCATTCTTGCAGCCTGCACTTTAATCGGCATATGGTTTCAATCCCTGGGTTTCAGGGAAGCCAATATAATCACCGTGTTCATTCTGGGCGTCCTGATCAATGCCATGGTGACGAACGGAAGACTGTACAGTGCAGCAACTTCGGTGCTGGGCGTACTGATCTTCAACTATTTCTTTACCTACCCTTATTTCTCCTTTCAGGCTTATGACTCGGGGTATCCGGTCACCTTCCTGGTGATGCTGACGGCTTCTTTTATATCCAGCACACTGACTATGAAGGTAAAAGAACAGGCACGCCACTCTGCACAAAAGGCCTACCGCACCGAGGTACTGCTGGAGACCAGCCGCAAGCTTCAGCAGGCGGAGAATATTCCGGCGATTATGAACGAGACTGCAAATCAGCTCGTGAAGCTGCTGGACAGAACCATTATTTTTTATCCGGTAGAGCAGGATGGCCTGTCTGAACCGCTGATTATTCCGAAGGAAGATGCTGCCGCGGACGCGCATGTTTATACAGAAGGCAGCGAACGCGCTGTTGCCGAGTGGGTATACAAGAACAACAAACGGGCAGGAGCCACTACGGATACATTCTCTGCGGCAAGCTGTCTTTATCTTGCGGTAAGAGGAGGAGATTCGGTATTCGCCATAGCGGCCATTGTCATGGAGCATGAAGAACCGCTGGATGCATTTGAGAAAAGCCTGATGATCGCCATGCTGGGCGAATGTGCACTGGCACTGGAGAAGGAACAGCTGAATGTGATGCAAAAAAAGATCACCAGCCAGATCGAGCAGGAGCAGCTGCGGGGGAATTTGCTGCGGTCCATCTCCCACGATTTACGGACGCCTCTGACCAGTATTTCCGGCAATGCCGGGATTCTGATCAGCAACTCCAGTGTGCTGAGTGAACCGCAGAAGCTAGGATTATATAATGATATCCATGATGATTCCATATGGCTGATCCATCTGGTAGAGAATCTGCTGTCCATTACCCGGATTGATAACGGCTCGCTGAATCTGAATATGCAGGCGGAGCTGATGGAAGAGGTGATCAGTGAGGCTTTGTTACATATCAACCGCAGCAGCGGAGAGCATGTAATTACGACAGCGGTAGAAGACGATCTGCTGATGGCCAAAATGGACCCCCGCCTTATTATCCAGGTGCTGATCAATATCATTGACAATGCGATTAAATATACGCAGGAAGGCTCTATTATTCAGGTATCGGCGAAAAAAATAGATCAGCAGGTGCTGGTTGAAATTTCAGATAACGGCCCCGGCATTCCGCCGGAAGCCCAAAGCCGGTTGTTTGATATGTTCTATACGGCTAATAACAGCCTTGGAGACGGCCGGCGCGGATTAGGGCTGGGGCTTGCGCTCTGTAAATCCATTATACAGGCACACGGAGGAACCATTGAGGTAAGAGATAACGTTCCCAAGGGTACGGTATTCAGCTTTACTTTGCAGTCTGAGGAGGTCATTGTTCATGAATAAACCGTCAATTCTCGTAGTGGAGGACGATAAACCGATCCGGAAGCTTATTACAACTACGCTGGAGACACAAGGCTATAAATATCATACGGCAGAAACAGGCGCAGCTTCGATTCTCGAGGCTGTATCCAGCCCGCCGGATCTGATGATCCTCGATTTGGGCCTTCCCGATATGGATGGGGTAGAAATTATCCGCAAGATCCGCTCCTGGTCCAACCTGCCCATCATCGTCGTCAGTGCCCGCAGTGAAGACAGGGACAAAATCGATGCGCTCGATGCCGGAGCAGACGATTATCTCACCAAGCCGTTCAGCGTGGAGGAGCTGCTGGCCAGACTGCGCGTCAGTCTGCGGCGGATCCGCAATGACAGCGATAAGCTGCTGAAAGACGCGTCTGTTTTTCATAACGGCAGCCTGAAAATTGATTATGCCGCCGGCTGTGTATGGGTGGAGGAAGAAGAGGTCCATCTTACGCCGAGCGAATATAAACTGTTATGCCTGCTGGCGAAGAACGCCGGCAAAGTGCTGACCCATAATTACATTCTGCATGAAATCTGGGGAAGCCACACCTATGATATCCCGGCCCTGCGAGTGTTTATGGCTACCCTGCGCAAAAAAATTGAAAAGCCCTCCCAATCCAAGATTATTCAGACCCATATCGGGGTGGGGTACCGGATGCTCCAGGTGGGGGATGAAACCCGGTAACATTTATCGTAATTTTACAGCTATAAGTCCGGTCAGCGGATATTACAGAAGCCATGCTCGCTTGAGCATGGCTTTTTTGCATCTTTTCAGTTTAAAAATCATTTTTATGCAATCTTAATTTTCTCCTGCAAACCCTAACCCCGAACTAATAGCAGAAATGTTAAGCTGACTCAGAAGTTAATTGGAGGCACAGAGACAGATTATAAAAAGAGGAGCGGGTAGTGATGATGGATGTGTATATGCTGGCGTGTCTTGCACTCATATTCGGTGTGTTCTACGGCTTTGTCCAGTGGTGCGGGCGGGTCGTGGATGATCAAGGGGGCGGGGGAAAATGACAGTGGTCATTATAGCAGCTCTGCTGTTGTTTCTGTACCTGGTATACGCCTTGATTCATCCTGAGAAGTTCTAGGGATCAGTTACTGACAAAAAAGGCTATTTTATTAGATTAGGAGGGTCATACGTGGGCATTTTGCAAATTGTAATTGTAATCGCCATACTTCTGCTGCTGGTGAAGCCGGCAGGGACTTATCTTTATCATGTTTTCTCCAATGAACCGAACCGGATGGACCGGATCTTCGGCGGCCTGGAACGGGGGATCTTCCGGATCAGCGGGCTTGGGCACCGGGAGGGGATGTCCTGGAAACGGTATGCCATAAGCTTTCTCTCGGCAAATATTGT
Coding sequences:
- a CDS encoding sensor histidine kinase KdpD, which encodes MDSDGPGYLKEQLTDIQPAKRRGKLKIFVGYASGVGKTYAMLLDAREMLKDGVDVVAGYIEPHVRPETSVLLEGLELMPPLAGPVRGNMSNEFNLDLAIRRNPELILLDELSHANAAGCRHKKRYQDVEELLRAGIHVYTTVNVQHIESLQEVTASITGFSVREMIPDEVFDSADHIELVDIEPDDLIDRLHKGKIYPEEQARQALTHFYVKSKLTALREIALRYTADQVNRKAAFNRDAAPHTEFYTKDHILVCLSSAPSSQKVIRTAARMAEAFHGTFTALYVETADSSLSAPGNVEELRKNLRLAEQLGAQIATVYGEDVPGQIAEYAKTSRVSKIVIGRSQHKKRRLSKPNLVDKLTTLAPGIEIYIIPDASPAPEPRLRGLLNPPKLSLGDTVKSTVILAACTLIGIWFQSLGFREANIITVFILGVLINAMVTNGRLYSAATSVLGVLIFNYFFTYPYFSFQAYDSGYPVTFLVMLTASFISSTLTMKVKEQARHSAQKAYRTEVLLETSRKLQQAENIPAIMNETANQLVKLLDRTIIFYPVEQDGLSEPLIIPKEDAAADAHVYTEGSERAVAEWVYKNNKRAGATTDTFSAASCLYLAVRGGDSVFAIAAIVMEHEEPLDAFEKSLMIAMLGECALALEKEQLNVMQKKITSQIEQEQLRGNLLRSISHDLRTPLTSISGNAGILISNSSVLSEPQKLGLYNDIHDDSIWLIHLVENLLSITRIDNGSLNLNMQAELMEEVISEALLHINRSSGEHVITTAVEDDLLMAKMDPRLIIQVLINIIDNAIKYTQEGSIIQVSAKKIDQQVLVEISDNGPGIPPEAQSRLFDMFYTANNSLGDGRRGLGLGLALCKSIIQAHGGTIEVRDNVPKGTVFSFTLQSEEVIVHE
- a CDS encoding response regulator transcription factor, whose product is MNKPSILVVEDDKPIRKLITTTLETQGYKYHTAETGAASILEAVSSPPDLMILDLGLPDMDGVEIIRKIRSWSNLPIIVVSARSEDRDKIDALDAGADDYLTKPFSVEELLARLRVSLRRIRNDSDKLLKDASVFHNGSLKIDYAAGCVWVEEEEVHLTPSEYKLLCLLAKNAGKVLTHNYILHEIWGSHTYDIPALRVFMATLRKKIEKPSQSKIIQTHIGVGYRMLQVGDETR